Within the Cryptococcus neoformans var. neoformans B-3501A chromosome 1, whole genome shotgun sequence genome, the region TAGCGGACAAGGGCGCAGAAGTCGACATGGTTGGATGGGTGGAAGGGGCGTTGAAGCGTAAGGCGGAGAGAGGAATTGCGAGCCTGAATCCTATCCAAACACCTGCCCCTCTGGAACCATAATCGGTCTCCCCTTTCCACGCTCGCCCTTCCTTAAATCCTGCAAAAGCAACGCACTTGGGTGCATCATTGAACAACTCTCTCAATCCCTTTTCCACGAACTCTCACGGCATAGATACaatcattttttttttcaaaacGTCCAAAAATTTCTCGCAAAGAAAGTCTTTTTAATCGTCCTCTTACCGCTAGTCGGCTTGTAAACTTCCATCAAAATCTTCTCTGGATCGTCTTCCAAACTCTATATCGACATTTGACCAAACCTTCACCAACTGCCAGACTCAAAGCAACCCATATACCCGgcacttttttttccatccatttccatcaACCCCGCGCTTTTCGAGTCTTTTCATGATCTATTAATTactcccttttcttttcgaTCAATCAACATACTTTTACAGAGTAAAAACTATTTTCATTGTGCCATGGGGATTTCATGTTTCAAAAATTTCAGTTTCTTCATAGAGGTCATGATTTGGTTATCATTTTTAAAATAGGGAAGTCAAGgttcttttcatctttttcttctatTCCTGTCTTTCGAAtatttctttctttcttttctatATACAAGGCAACTAGGGATACACACAGTACATATATGGGAGGGATTATTATATGATCGCGTATTTTATTGGTCTATCTATGTTTTAAGAAGCGTTGGTAGGCCAGCACAAGTCTATAGATTAATGACATTTGCAATGCACATCAGTCATAGAAAACGAGCCAAAACTCAACATGAAATCGACGCAAGATGTCCggccatcttctcctttgaGATGGCAGTTAATGCCCTCGAAGGACCAGCTTTGAGAATTTCCCAAAGAGTATCTTGCCAGTCGCTCTCCTCCAAGTAGTGTGGTATCGAATAACGTTGTGACTAGTTTATCAAAGACAGCCGTGGAACCTTTAGCTGGAGCTGGTGGGCCTTTGAAGAGCCTTAGATGCGAGACGATAAGCGGTAGGCGGAGAACGTGGAGGAGGCAATGAATTTAACGTTAGCGGATGAGACTTGTAATACTTTCGGCAATTCATGAGGTTCTCATGAGGTTCTCATTCCAAACCTGCTCTTCTCGGCCGATTTGAAGTATTATTCTGCGATCAGACTTTTCGATGGAAAGGTATGCATACATACaactggaagaaaagagccTGCATCTGCAGCGACAGGGCATTTTCGTTATTTTTCTCtgccctcctccacccccaGCGAGAGGCAACCACCGTCTAGAATGTGCtcatcaagctcttcaCCCACTCATTCCCTTCCAATCGGTCCTTGAATTCTTCCGCGGTATCCTTCAACAGCTGaaccatctcatcttcactcaTGGCCATCTCAGCATCcgcccctcctccccttccagCGGCAGAGACGCGAGATTTCCAAGTGTCGAGGAACTCTTTGACGATGTCTGTACCAGCATCGATTTCCGTCTTTGAAAACTTGGATGATGGGGCTCGGGTTTGGTCGTCTGCAGCAGTTGATATATGTCAACATCCGGAATACCTAGGTTATCGAGTATAAAGTCTCACCTCCAAAatcttccaactcttccgCTTTACGCTTGGCGAGCTACATTCACACGTTAACGATATACCCCTTGAAGGAAGGCTACATATGAGAATTCACCTTGACGACACTCTCAGGGAAGTTTGCCAACTCGGCCACATGGATACCGAAACTTTGATCACAGATACCTTCTTTGACTTGGTACAGCAACGTAATGTCCCTTTCCTTCGCAcccccttctccatctttgtCCTTGACAAGGGCTTCAACGTGCAAGTTCTTCACGTGAGAATTCTTTTCAGAAAGGCTGGTAAGCTCGTGGAAATGGGTGGCGAAGAGACAGAAGCAGTGAATCGTTTCGGCAATGTATCTGGAATCCGCAGTCAGCAAAACGCTCTTGCGGGAAGCTGAAAAACGCACTCTGATATTGCCCAAGCAAGACCAAAACCATCGTATGTAGATGTACCTCGACCAAGCTCATCGATGATGATCAGAGAGTCTTTGGTAGCAGACTACGGAATTATCAGCACACAAAAATCAATATTTACACTAGAAAGTTATGTGCCTACTCTCAAGATGGTCGCCGTCTCCAACATCTCGGCCATGAATGTACTGACTCCTTTCAGTTGGTTGTCCCCAGCACCAACCCTCGCAAGGATACAGTCAAAGATGGGTAGCCGAGCTTCTGTGGCGGGCACAAAGCATCCAACCTGAGCCATAAGGGCGATGACACCAATCTGTCGGATGTACGTCGATTTACCACCCATGTTCGGTCCGGTAAGGATGATAAACTCGGAATCACCCTTGCGCATTTCATGGTCATTAGGGATAAAGACAATATCGTCTTGGACTTCAAGACAAGGATGACGGGCGCCTAGAACAACGACGTCACCGGTACCTATACTCTTGTCAGACATGATTTTGGTTGAAGGAACGGAATGTACCTTTTTCAGTCAAGATGGGTTTAACATAAGGAATGGGAGCCTCAGAAGAGACGTGAGCCATACTAATCATACTGTATGAGCTCCCTTGTCGTCTTTTAGCCAAAGCACAGACATACCTGACAATGACATCGACAGCCGCAATCAAGTTATCCAGCATTTCCAAAACCGGTGTGTACGAGGCTTCTTTAAATCAGCGGCTGCCACTTAGTGTTATTTCGAATACTCACAAGCGATCGAGACGACCTCCTTGACAAGGTGCCTTTGCTGCTTCTCGTACAACTCCTGCAGTCTGAAGTACTCCTCGCTCAGCGCCTTGAGGGTTTTAGTGGTGAATATGGTACCAGATTTTTGGGTAGCGAGGTCAATATATTCCTTCTTGTTACGAATGAGGCTAGCCTCCTGTAAAAGCAGTTTCGTTAGCGATGGGCGCTTTTTGATATAACGCAGGTCGACATACCGCCTTAGTAATCCTGAAGGAGTACTTGTAAACTTGATGATTCTCCAAATGAAGCTTCTTGTCGATATCCAGACCCAGATCACTTCCAACTCGCCTGtgttcatcatcaagctGATCTCGCACGTTTAACAACTCTTCTCTGTATCTCTGAAGATCTTCATCGATAGTAGGAAGTATCACATAGTTGTGATTAGCAAGTTCGTCAAGATCGATGGTGTCTTCTACCATGGAAGAATAATTTCCAAGCTTTTCAATATGTTCCTAACGGATCGAGGTCAAAAAAAGAACTTGATGGTAGAATGAGCAAGTACATACGCGTAAAGGCTTGAGCCAAATTTCCTCAATAAGATCCCTGGCTCCTGGTTCTGGGGTGTCGGCATTTTCCAGAATTTCCTGCAAACCAGGCAGCTAATAATCTTAAATCAGTGTTCTATCCCCTTTTGTGGCCGTTTGGATCTCACCAGCTGCACAGCTTGGTACACCCTGACAACGTCTTCCAATCCAGCCACTCGTTTGTGGAACTTTTTCGAGATTCTGTGAAAGTCAGGCATCTGCTTGAGGTACTTTGTTTGAATAGATTGGCGATTGACAGAATCCTCAACGAAAACCTCAACCATAGTCTGTCTCTGAACTAGAGTCTCGTTAGTGGATGTTCAAGTAAACATACAGTATATCTATTACTCACTAATCTCATGGCGATTCACCAGTGGCTGTTTCAACCACCTTCCCAACAACCTTGTCCCTTGACTAGTCTTGCATCTGTTTAACAACCCATATATGCTCATATTCTTGTTACCACCCAGCTCTTGAGGATTTGGCATCAGGTTCAAAGCCTTGAGGGCGGACGCGTCAAGCTTCATGTACTGAGAAAGATCATGACGATATAATCGGAGTTGACCATGGAGGGAGAGGTCGGATAGAAGTGAGAGATAATTGATAAGTGCTGATAGAGCTGACATGGCGATTTTGAGGTCAAACTCCGCTGTGCCACATGGTTAGCTGAGATAACAGAACCTCATTCTTTAGGACATACGTAAAGCGGCACCAGCATGAGACTCGTGCAACAACCGATTAAGGTCTTGTTCAACATTTTTGGTTTGGAACTCGCCTAAGACCCGTAAGTCACTGACTGGCAACGTATCAAGGTACTTACTCGATTTGCGATCGGTGACGATGACACCACACCACTCCACCAACATCCTTAATTTGGCCAGCTCTGGACGCTTCTCATCTGCTTGCAATATACATTCCTTTACACCAAGTTGGATCAATAGCGACTGGTTCTTGGTCAGCCTCAAAATAGTTTCAAAAAAAGCTAGCTACATACCTCGGTGTTCGAAAAgttctcatcatcaacgaATTCAGACACTCCTACCACCTTTTCTTGTACATCTACGAAACCCACACCGACAGTGTTTATCCCATCTTTGACCACCACCCTGATGGCCATTGAGACCGCATTCGCTGTCAGATCTCTGTCACTGAATAGCAGGTCTTCTACTTGGCTCAGATTGCCGGGCGAAGCTGTCTTTGAGATCTCCCATTTGGAATGATCCTTTCGGCTTCCAGGAGCGACTCCTCCCGTGGGGGCGTAGATTTCGACACGCATCTGCTTGGTTGTAAGGGCCTCCCGGAGGAAAGCTTTGGTCAAAGCCATGGATATGGTGACAGAAGGTAATCCTCGAGCATATTGtccagaagaggaagagggtttAGAACCTGAACCAAGGTATTTGAGGACATTTGTGGTTCTGTAGACTTCGTTGGCAATGAAGATGGCGTCCGCGCCGTGAGCCGAGTAGTAGTCCTATTGCAGCGTATCAGTCTAGTAATCCTGTTTTTTTGGTTCAATAAAGTTAACATACCCCACGATCGAACAGCCTGATCATGCCGTCCAATTTCTGAAGGCGATTTTTATATTAGTTACACGTCCACCCACCTGTACCGTCATGTCGACGCGTCGCTGAGGTATAACTCACAGTCGGCATACGCTCCACAAATCGCACAAATTTTTCCTCGCTGTCCTTGTCTAAATATTTCATCAGTCAGTACTTTTCAAAATATAACAGGAAATACAGGAACTTGCCCATATCGAAGAGCGGCTTGGGCGCCGAGGTGGATTCGTTCCCATACATGGGCTGCAACGGACGGCGTCAGCAAAGCTGTTTTTGCTTTCGCCGGGATACATATTGGCCGGAGGCCACTTACCATCTTGGAAAGTGTCTGGATCTatagagaagagaggaggaaaagggaaagattGAATGGACCACGCGACAAAGACAAACCTCATTATGAGCGAGGTCGAGTAATCTTTCAAGGCGACGCGCGTGGGTGGAGGCTTGAAGGTCAAGTCCCCTGCGACCTTCTTTATCCGTCACAGTCATAATCGCTCGATGCTAAGCATACAGCAAATATCACTATAGTAGCCGCAGGTGCGCCCTTTTTGAAACACGTATTCGCTATAATATCTGCTGTCAGCTCAGCCACAACTTCGCTTGCCACATGGTGGATCCctgatatcatcgacaaTTGCTTTATCAACCATGCCTCCAAGTAGACGAATTAAGCACTATCCATGGCAAATATCAGGCGAAAAGAGTAGTCTATTGCCATGGGTCTTTCTACAATATGATTCGATGATTCTAGTTAAGTCTCTGGGTCCCGCGAGACGTATTAAATTGAATGGTTGGAGAATATCAAGAAGTGGCTTGCGGAGTTGTATGCAACTGTAGAGGATCGCGACAGGCGATCTTGGTTACACCCAATTACATTGCCCGTTGAGGTGAATAGTCTGCAGTAGTAACCTTGCAATCATTTCTGGCTTCATTATGTACATTATGTTGTCTTCATGTTCACCGTCGCGATGGCAAGATGATTTTGCCCAACGTGCTCCGTGACGTTGTCACATCGGATCcaggttttttttttcatgaCCTAT harbors:
- a CDS encoding hypothetical protein (HMMPfam hit to MutS_I, MutS domain I, score: 35.1, E(): 3.8e-08; HMMPfam hit to MutS_II, MutS domain II, score: 67.4, E(): 3.7e-17; HMMPfam hit to MutS_III, MutS domain III, score: 159.9, E(): 5.2e-45; HMMPfam hit to MutS_IV, MutS family domain IV, score: 78.1, E(): 2.2e-20; HMMPfam hit to MutS_V, MutS domain V, score: 511.0, E(): 1.1e-150) is translated as MPMYGNESTSAPKPLFDMDKDSEEKFVRFVERMPTKLDGMIRLFDRGDYYSAHGADAIFIANEVYRTTNVLKYLGSGSKPSSSSGQYARGLPSVTISMALTKAFLREALTTKQMRVEIYAPTGGVAPGSRKDHSKWEISKTASPGNLSQVEDLLFSDRDLTANAVSMAIRVVVKDGINTVGVGFVDVQEKVVGVSEFVDDENFSNTESLLIQLGVKECILQADEKRPELAKLRMLVEWCGVIVTDRKSSEFQTKNVEQDLNRLLHESHAGAALPEFDLKIAMSALSALINYLSLLSDLSLHGQLRLYRHDLSQYMKLDASALKALNLMPNPQELGGNKNMSIYGLLNRCKTSQGTRLLGRWLKQPLVNRHEIIQRQTMVEVFVEDSVNRQSIQTKYLKQMPDFHRISKKFHKRVAGLEDVVRVYQAVQLLPGLQEILENADTPEPGARDLIEEIWLKPLREHIEKLGNYSSMVEDTIDLDELANHNYVILPTIDEDLQRYREELLNVRDQLDDEHRRVGSDLGLDIDKKLHLENHQVYKYSFRITKAEASLIRNKKEYIDLATQKSGTIFTTKTLKALSEEYFRLQELYEKQQRHLVKEVVSIASSYTPVLEMLDNLIAAVDVIVSMAHVSSEAPIPYVKPILTEKGTGDVVVLGARHPCLEVQDDIVFIPNDHEMRKGDSEFIILTGPNMGGKSTYIRQIGVIALMAQVGCFVPATEARLPIFDCILARVGAGDNQLKGVSTFMAEMLETATILRSATKDSLIIIDELGRGTSTYDGFGLAWAISEYIAETIHCFCLFATHFHELTSLSEKNSHVKNLHVEALVKDKDGEGGAKERDITLLYQVKEGICDQSFGIHVAELANFPESVVKLAKRKAEELEDFGDDQTRAPSSKFSKTEIDAGTDIVKEFLDTWKSRVSAAGRGGGADAEMAMSEDEMVQLLKDTAEEFKDRLEGNEWVKSLMSTF